The following proteins are co-located in the Sphingobacteriia bacterium genome:
- a CDS encoding OsmC family protein — translation MVNVTRLKQYTVIAKSRNHELTIDVDNSLNGLDLGMDPHELVKAALAACTSITLQMYADRKQWNLESADVEIDIEDEKGNEVKFSRIINLKGNLNEEQRQKLLEIANKCPVHKLLEKPSIITSYLKD, via the coding sequence ATGGTAAATGTAACGCGATTAAAACAATATACAGTAATTGCAAAATCAAGAAATCATGAGTTAACTATTGATGTAGATAATTCCTTAAACGGCCTCGATTTAGGAATGGATCCACATGAATTAGTTAAAGCCGCACTTGCTGCATGTACTTCAATAACTCTTCAAATGTATGCCGACCGTAAGCAATGGAATTTAGAATCTGCGGATGTTGAGATCGATATCGAAGATGAGAAGGGGAATGAAGTAAAATTTTCTAGGATTATAAATTTAAAGGGAAATTTAAATGAAGAACAAAGGCAAAAATTGCTTGAAATAGCGAATAAATGCCCTGTTCATAAATTATTAGAAAAACCTAGTATTATTACAAGCTACCTAAAAGACTAA
- a CDS encoding ABC transporter ATP-binding protein/permease, with product MQIIKNAWDLGKDFFIKSEYKKKAIALFITSIILELVMVYFNVILNEWNNDFYTSLQEYNKDGIYKALGTFFIIVFFYILVFVSKYVFQSILTIEWRKWMTQDYINKWTNNDAYYGTNNLFRAKNDNPDQRISEDISYFIDYTLSLTLGLLNSIVSLISFVTILWTLSGVLKFTLLDTNFAIKGYLVWLSVIYAGIGTVVAYRIGRDLPLIDYLQEQKEASFRFRMMRFRENSENIAFYKGVLFEKGVFKLAIDKIVDNFYIYMHINKRLSIWTNLYNNMTTVVPILAACPRYFKKEITLGKVMQIYGAFREVHTALSFLVNSFRSIAAYKAVIIRLTEFNANIENWHQTSQTKAIAITNEGDQLSLNNLNIQTPFGKSLIINLNVTFKHSESYIITGKNGAGKSTLLRAIRGLWPFGSGEINIPSDKNIFYIPQRTYMPFGTLAEVIFYPKTCLTENDKDYIKSLMKTARIDYLSDRLDEEENWGIILSLGEQQKIALIRAILSLPDILIMDESTNALNEEDEEIFFKLLKEKLPKATIITIGHKSALKQYFNNEVKV from the coding sequence ATGCAAATCATCAAAAACGCCTGGGATTTAGGAAAAGATTTCTTTATTAAAAGTGAATATAAAAAAAAGGCTATAGCGCTTTTTATAACCTCCATAATTTTAGAATTAGTTATGGTATATTTTAATGTTATTCTAAATGAGTGGAATAATGATTTTTACACTTCCCTTCAAGAATATAATAAAGACGGTATTTACAAAGCTCTTGGCACATTTTTTATAATCGTATTTTTTTATATCCTAGTTTTTGTTTCAAAATATGTTTTTCAAAGTATTCTTACAATTGAATGGCGTAAGTGGATGACACAGGATTACATAAATAAATGGACCAATAATGATGCTTACTATGGTACTAATAATTTATTTAGAGCAAAAAATGACAACCCAGATCAAAGGATAAGCGAAGATATAAGCTATTTTATTGATTATACTTTATCTCTTACGTTAGGGTTATTAAATAGTATCGTGTCATTAATTAGCTTTGTTACAATTCTTTGGACATTATCTGGTGTATTGAAATTTACTCTCTTAGACACTAATTTTGCTATTAAGGGTTATTTAGTGTGGCTTTCTGTTATTTATGCTGGAATTGGAACAGTTGTTGCATATAGAATTGGTCGAGATTTACCACTTATTGATTATTTACAAGAACAAAAAGAAGCTTCTTTCCGCTTTCGCATGATGCGTTTTAGAGAAAATAGTGAAAACATTGCTTTTTATAAAGGTGTTTTATTTGAAAAAGGCGTGTTTAAACTTGCAATAGACAAGATCGTAGATAATTTCTACATATACATGCATATAAATAAAAGATTAAGCATATGGACAAATTTATATAATAATATGACTACTGTAGTTCCAATTCTTGCAGCCTGCCCTCGCTATTTCAAAAAAGAAATTACACTTGGAAAAGTAATGCAAATTTATGGCGCTTTTAGAGAAGTACACACTGCGTTATCATTTTTAGTTAATAGTTTTCGCTCAATCGCAGCATACAAAGCAGTTATAATACGTTTAACTGAGTTTAATGCAAACATTGAAAATTGGCATCAAACTTCTCAAACTAAAGCTATTGCAATTACTAATGAGGGCGATCAATTAAGTTTAAATAATTTAAATATACAAACTCCTTTTGGTAAAAGCTTAATAATTAATTTAAACGTTACATTTAAGCATAGTGAAAGTTACATTATTACTGGGAAAAATGGTGCAGGTAAAAGTACTTTACTTAGAGCAATACGTGGACTTTGGCCTTTCGGAAGCGGAGAAATTAATATTCCATCTGATAAAAATATTTTTTATATTCCGCAAAGAACCTATATGCCTTTTGGTACTCTAGCAGAAGTTATTTTTTATCCTAAAACTTGTTTAACTGAAAACGATAAAGATTATATAAAAAGCTTAATGAAAACAGCTCGAATAGATTACTTAAGCGATAGATTGGATGAAGAAGAAAATTGGGGAATAATTTTAAGTTTAGGTGAACAGCAAAAAATCGCCTTGATTAGAGCAATTTTATCTCTTCCTGATATTTTAATAATGGATGAAAGTACAAATGCATTAAATGAAGAAGATGAAGAAATATTCTTTAAGCTTCTTAAAGAAAAATTACCTAAAGCAACTATCATAACAATTGGCCATAAATCAGCTTTAAAGCAATATTTTAATAATGAAGTAAAGGTTTAG
- a CDS encoding NAD-dependent succinate-semialdehyde dehydrogenase, whose product MKHLEIIKELKEKGFLIEKAFVSGNWVDSDDKIKIFNPANEELIGTIPNLNADIIIDAVKSADSAQQELKKTSKEFRAEILKKWFDKLIENKEDIAKIITLEAGKSLRESRAEVDYAAGYLSWFSEEAKKNHDYIIPSNDIFKERKVTYLPVGVTAAITPWNFPLAMITRKAGAAIAAGCSMIIKPSEYTPFSALLMCKLALDSGLPKDILQIVTGYPKEIGEVLLTSFAVRKLSFTGSTATGKMLMRGSSDSLKKLSMELGGNAPLIINEDANIETAITMILNGKFRNNGQSCTAVNRVLVSDKIFNVLHDELINIVNKIKVGDGFDEENFLGSVINEAALVRLLRIIENAVKQGAKIALGGNRIKDKGYFLEPTILTNVHNEMDIARNEIFGPIISLLKFESEEEAITIANDTDYGLAGYICGENKERNQKMAERLSFGMIGINDTRLSDAKIPFGGIKNSGFGREGGIEGIFEYLETKYVAEK is encoded by the coding sequence ATGAAACACCTTGAAATCATTAAAGAATTAAAAGAAAAAGGTTTTTTAATTGAGAAAGCCTTTGTGTCTGGCAACTGGGTTGATAGTGATGATAAAATAAAAATATTTAACCCTGCAAATGAAGAATTAATTGGCACTATTCCTAACTTAAATGCAGATATAATAATTGATGCAGTTAAAAGTGCTGATTCTGCTCAACAAGAACTTAAAAAGACATCTAAAGAATTTAGAGCTGAAATTTTAAAAAAATGGTTCGATAAATTAATTGAGAATAAAGAAGATATCGCAAAAATTATTACGCTTGAAGCTGGCAAGTCATTGCGTGAATCAAGAGCGGAAGTTGATTATGCAGCAGGTTATTTAAGTTGGTTTAGTGAAGAAGCGAAAAAGAATCATGATTATATTATTCCCTCAAATGACATATTTAAAGAACGTAAGGTAACATATTTACCAGTTGGTGTTACTGCTGCAATTACACCATGGAACTTTCCTTTAGCAATGATAACACGTAAAGCTGGTGCTGCAATTGCGGCAGGCTGTTCAATGATTATTAAACCTTCTGAATACACGCCCTTCTCCGCTCTTTTAATGTGTAAACTTGCGCTAGATTCAGGACTTCCCAAAGATATTTTACAAATTGTAACAGGTTATCCAAAAGAAATTGGCGAAGTGTTATTAACTTCTTTTGCTGTAAGAAAGCTTAGTTTTACTGGTTCTACAGCAACAGGCAAAATGTTAATGCGTGGTTCTTCTGATTCCCTTAAAAAGCTTTCAATGGAACTTGGTGGCAATGCTCCATTAATTATAAATGAAGATGCTAATATTGAAACTGCAATTACTATGATTTTAAATGGTAAATTTCGTAATAATGGCCAAAGTTGCACTGCAGTTAATCGAGTTTTAGTTAGCGATAAAATATTTAATGTATTACATGATGAATTAATAAATATAGTTAATAAAATTAAGGTTGGTGACGGTTTTGATGAAGAGAATTTTTTAGGAAGTGTTATTAATGAAGCAGCGCTCGTTCGTTTACTTAGAATTATTGAAAATGCTGTTAAGCAAGGCGCAAAAATAGCGTTAGGTGGTAACCGTATAAAGGATAAAGGATATTTTCTTGAGCCAACCATTTTAACCAATGTTCATAATGAAATGGATATAGCTCGAAACGAAATTTTTGGGCCTATTATATCTCTTCTAAAGTTTGAAAGTGAAGAAGAAGCAATTACTATAGCAAATGACACTGATTATGGTTTAGCCGGTTACATTTGTGGAGAAAATAAAGAAAGAAACCAAAAAATGGCTGAAAGGTTAAGTTTTGGTATGATCGGCATTAATGATACTCGCCTTTCTGATGCAAAAATCCCATTCGGAGGCATTAAAAACTCTGGTTTTGGTCGTGAAGGTGGTATTGAAGGTATTTTTGAATATTTAGAAACTAAATATGTAGCTGAAAAATAA
- a CDS encoding ankyrin repeat domain-containing protein has product MALGKNLAYESDDDNEVIYDEKNSELLEAVKNNDISKVQELLKNGANINCKANDNFGYAPLHEATSLGLKDMVIFLLNNGAEINSQTTSGKYTSLHLAMVANNKEIAITLLKAGADTKIKDHAYYTPCDYIFYKTIEEEINSFNKVTAKVIDSKVPETSQIISQNNGSNNTTNIYIKEVKVTIENNENIKTAETKWKIFSIFKVAITTVSLALFYIGIKYISPEKIWKEAYSNNIIPIFNNSNEICQRLINAPINRIKNYFQIK; this is encoded by the coding sequence ATGGCTTTAGGAAAAAATCTTGCTTATGAATCAGATGATGATAATGAGGTGATTTATGATGAAAAAAATAGTGAATTATTAGAAGCTGTAAAAAACAACGATATTTCAAAAGTTCAAGAATTATTAAAAAATGGCGCTAACATTAATTGCAAAGCAAATGATAATTTTGGTTATGCTCCTTTACATGAAGCAACGAGTTTAGGGCTAAAAGATATGGTTATTTTTTTATTAAATAATGGCGCAGAGATTAATTCTCAAACTACTAGTGGCAAATACACTTCTTTACACCTTGCAATGGTAGCGAATAATAAAGAGATTGCTATTACATTATTAAAAGCAGGAGCTGATACTAAAATTAAAGATCACGCTTATTACACGCCTTGTGATTATATATTTTATAAAACAATTGAAGAAGAAATAAATTCTTTTAATAAAGTAACTGCAAAAGTTATAGATTCTAAAGTACCAGAAACATCTCAAATTATTTCACAGAATAATGGTTCTAATAATACTACTAATATTTATATCAAAGAAGTAAAAGTAACTATTGAAAATAATGAGAATATTAAAACAGCAGAGACTAAATGGAAAATTTTTTCAATATTTAAAGTAGCAATTACTACGGTAAGCTTAGCGTTATTTTATATTGGAATTAAATATATTTCTCCTGAAAAAATTTGGAAAGAAGCTTACAGTAATAATATTATCCCTATTTTCAATAATTCAAATGAAATATGTCAAAGGTTAATAAACGCTCCAATAAATAGAATTAAAAATTATTTTCAAATAAAATAG
- the hflX gene encoding GTPase HflX, with amino-acid sequence MAKTDSVFEQIEKTNCLIILPVIKGTIKPDLVLFKLEEAEGLATTLELNVVDKFIIYTKEFKPSTLITSGKIEEIKPLIAHFKVGLVYIDMPLTPVQQRNLERALNAKVIDRTGIILEIFASRARTKEGKLQVRLAQLDYQKSRLVRLWTHLERQRGGLGKTGGPGETQLELDKRMIRDEMAKIKKHLEKVRVTRDLHRKNRDATPYPIVALVGYTNAGKSTLFNLLSGAGVLAEDKLFATLDPTMRLIKLPSRKTVILSDTVGFIADLPTELIAAFRATLEEVAESTIILHVKDSSSPMCEKQERDVAEVMRSLGLVEKWKNNTIHVYNKVDKLDSTDDLPEDAIKISALKKQGINELLQKIDEKLMENDVKLSISLHVKESDKISWLYKHASILSVENIEDSITFEVSIDEANLMKWNAINSDHIKTLH; translated from the coding sequence ATGGCAAAAACGGACAGTGTATTTGAGCAAATTGAAAAAACTAATTGCTTAATTATACTTCCTGTCATTAAAGGAACTATTAAACCTGATCTTGTTCTTTTCAAACTTGAAGAAGCAGAAGGTCTTGCCACAACACTTGAATTAAATGTCGTTGATAAATTTATTATTTATACTAAAGAATTTAAACCTAGTACTTTAATTACAAGTGGAAAAATTGAGGAAATAAAACCTTTAATTGCACATTTTAAAGTTGGATTAGTTTATATCGATATGCCTTTAACACCAGTTCAACAAAGAAATTTAGAAAGAGCGTTAAATGCTAAAGTAATTGATAGAACTGGTATAATATTAGAAATATTTGCATCCCGCGCAAGAACTAAAGAAGGTAAATTGCAAGTAAGACTTGCGCAGCTTGATTACCAAAAATCAAGACTTGTAAGACTTTGGACTCACCTTGAAAGACAACGTGGTGGATTAGGTAAAACCGGGGGCCCTGGTGAAACTCAGCTTGAGCTTGATAAAAGGATGATTCGCGATGAAATGGCGAAAATTAAAAAACATTTAGAAAAAGTTCGTGTTACACGTGATTTACATAGAAAAAATCGCGATGCAACCCCCTATCCTATTGTAGCACTTGTTGGTTATACTAACGCTGGAAAATCAACATTATTTAATTTATTAAGTGGAGCTGGTGTTTTGGCTGAAGATAAGCTTTTTGCAACTCTTGATCCAACTATGAGGTTAATAAAACTTCCATCACGTAAAACCGTTATTCTTTCTGACACTGTTGGATTTATTGCTGATCTCCCTACTGAACTTATCGCAGCATTTAGAGCCACGTTAGAAGAAGTTGCAGAATCAACTATTATTCTTCACGTTAAAGACAGTTCTTCACCTATGTGTGAAAAACAAGAACGAGACGTTGCTGAAGTAATGAGAAGCCTTGGTTTAGTAGAGAAATGGAAAAATAATACTATCCATGTTTATAATAAAGTCGATAAACTTGATTCAACAGACGACTTACCTGAAGATGCAATAAAAATTTCAGCTTTAAAAAAGCAAGGCATTAATGAATTGCTACAGAAAATTGATGAAAAATTAATGGAAAATGATGTTAAACTTTCAATAAGTTTGCATGTCAAAGAAAGTGATAAAATATCATGGCTTTATAAGCATGCATCTATTCTAAGCGTAGAAAATATTGAAGATTCAATAACATTTGAAGTTTCTATTGATGAAGCAAATTTAATGAAATGGAATGCTATTAATTCAGATCATATAAAAACTTTGCATTAG
- a CDS encoding tyrosine--tRNA ligase, with product MEDLNYTPKSSFLKEFIARGYFYQCTDIEGLDKKFASETIIAYSGTDCTGKSLHVGHLIQVMVLRLLQKHGHKPLPLVGGATSKIGDPSFKDKARSLLSEEEIQENLEGIVHCMKKFIKFGNEKTDAELVNNSDWLMKIGYIEFLRDYGKHFSVNRMLGMDSVKTRLEREQSLSFLEFSYMLLQATDFAYLNKHKNCILQIGGSDQWSNIINGVDLARKLGLKDSFGLTTPLLTTASGAKMGKTEAGAVWIKEDMLSPYDYWQFWRNTDDRDVIRFMKMFTDLSLEEIASLENTEKNINNLKVILANEATKLCHGEEEAKKSEAIAASTFGGNRSGEGLPEFEILQSDLENGKALYEIMRESGVVETGAEAKRMIKSNAVKLDDNIINEEMKKVFTNDFVNNKLKLSVGKKKHIMLVLK from the coding sequence ATGGAAGACCTGAATTACACCCCAAAAAGCAGCTTTTTAAAGGAATTTATTGCACGTGGATATTTTTACCAATGTACGGATATTGAAGGACTTGATAAAAAATTTGCCTCTGAAACCATCATTGCATATAGCGGCACAGATTGTACAGGTAAATCACTGCATGTTGGGCATTTAATTCAAGTGATGGTTTTGAGGTTACTTCAGAAACATGGACATAAACCATTACCGCTTGTTGGTGGCGCTACTAGTAAAATAGGCGATCCATCATTTAAAGATAAAGCTCGTTCACTACTTTCAGAAGAGGAAATTCAAGAAAATCTTGAGGGAATAGTGCATTGCATGAAAAAGTTCATTAAATTTGGAAATGAAAAAACTGATGCAGAGCTTGTAAATAATTCTGATTGGCTTATGAAAATTGGCTATATTGAATTTTTAAGGGACTATGGGAAGCATTTTTCAGTAAACCGCATGCTTGGTATGGATAGTGTAAAAACACGTTTAGAACGCGAACAAAGCCTCTCCTTTCTTGAATTTAGCTATATGCTTCTTCAAGCAACTGATTTTGCCTATTTAAATAAACATAAAAATTGTATTTTACAAATTGGTGGCTCCGATCAGTGGAGTAATATAATTAATGGTGTCGATCTTGCTAGAAAATTAGGTCTTAAAGACTCATTCGGGCTTACTACCCCTCTTCTTACTACTGCGAGCGGAGCTAAAATGGGTAAAACAGAAGCAGGTGCTGTTTGGATTAAAGAAGATATGTTATCTCCATATGATTACTGGCAATTTTGGCGTAATACCGATGACCGCGATGTAATTAGGTTTATGAAAATGTTCACCGACCTTTCATTAGAAGAAATAGCAAGTTTAGAAAATACTGAGAAAAATATAAATAACTTAAAAGTTATTTTAGCCAATGAAGCTACAAAACTGTGTCATGGTGAAGAGGAAGCAAAAAAATCAGAAGCAATTGCTGCAAGTACATTTGGCGGAAATCGAAGCGGTGAAGGTTTACCAGAATTTGAGATTCTTCAATCTGATTTAGAGAATGGAAAAGCATTATATGAGATTATGCGTGAATCAGGTGTTGTTGAGACAGGTGCTGAAGCAAAACGTATGATTAAGTCAAATGCAGTTAAGTTAGATGATAATATAATTAATGAAGAGATGAAGAAAGTATTTACTAATGATTTTGTAAATAATAAACTAAAATTATCAGTTGGAAAAAAGAAACATATAATGTTAGTCTTAAAATAA
- a CDS encoding TraR/DksA family transcriptional regulator: MNKSIISSSLPNDYDPLKDKIYMSPDMLKFFKDKLTNLLIEIINKENSISSNVRETPYKQPDFVDTGTDEELQYNDFMYQEHEENLRFQIEEALKSIENGTYGFCEESGNPIGIERLLIIPYARFTTEAQEKREKENN; this comes from the coding sequence ATGAATAAATCAATAATCTCTTCTTCCCTACCAAATGATTACGATCCTTTAAAAGATAAAATTTATATGTCACCTGACATGCTTAAATTTTTTAAAGATAAACTTACTAATTTATTAATAGAAATTATTAATAAAGAAAATTCCATCTCTTCAAATGTTAGGGAAACCCCTTATAAACAACCAGATTTTGTAGATACAGGGACTGATGAAGAACTTCAATATAATGATTTTATGTACCAAGAACATGAAGAAAATTTACGTTTTCAAATTGAAGAAGCTTTAAAATCTATTGAAAATGGTACTTACGGATTCTGCGAAGAAAGTGGTAATCCTATAGGAATTGAGAGGCTACTCATAATCCCCTATGCAAGGTTTACTACAGAAGCTCAAGAAAAGAGAGAAAAAGAAAACAATTAA
- a CDS encoding DUF378 domain-containing protein has product MKSVRLISLVLMIIGGLNWGLVGIADFNIVSALFGEQSVLSRVIYSLVGLSAVYHAVALVIRVNSHSAAH; this is encoded by the coding sequence ATGAAAAGCGTACGTTTAATTTCTTTAGTTTTAATGATAATTGGTGGTTTAAATTGGGGTTTAGTTGGTATTGCTGATTTTAATATTGTAAGCGCCCTATTTGGCGAGCAAAGCGTTCTTTCAAGAGTAATTTATTCATTAGTTGGGTTATCTGCGGTTTATCATGCAGTAGCACTTGTTATAAGAGTAAATTCACACTCAGCGGCGCACTAA
- a CDS encoding 5-formyltetrahydrofolate cyclo-ligase, with product MENKEAIRKTYIFQRNKLSASEIEKKSVNILEKVLQQFSLENKKVALYFPVKNEVNILRLLSLVNAEFYLPVIQNNNKVLKFAKWNGKEDELKKGQYNILEPIKEEFAENLDYIFVPIVAFNNENYRIGYGKGYYDTTLEYFHKILENKPKLIGVAYKEQLSDFKEERHDCKLDAIITD from the coding sequence ATGGAAAATAAAGAAGCAATAAGAAAAACTTATATATTTCAAAGAAATAAGCTTAGTGCTAGTGAAATTGAAAAAAAATCCGTAAATATATTAGAAAAGGTTTTACAGCAATTTTCATTAGAAAACAAAAAAGTAGCCTTATATTTTCCAGTAAAAAATGAAGTTAATATTCTAAGGTTATTATCACTAGTTAATGCGGAATTTTACTTACCTGTAATTCAAAATAATAATAAAGTTCTTAAATTCGCTAAATGGAATGGTAAAGAGGATGAGTTAAAAAAGGGGCAATATAACATTTTAGAACCAATCAAAGAAGAATTTGCTGAAAACCTTGATTATATCTTTGTTCCGATAGTTGCTTTTAATAATGAGAATTACCGCATTGGCTATGGTAAAGGATATTATGATACTACTTTAGAATATTTTCATAAAATCTTAGAAAACAAACCTAAATTAATTGGGGTAGCATATAAAGAACAATTAAGTGATTTTAAAGAAGAGAGGCATGACTGTAAATTAGATGCTATAATTACAGATTAA
- a CDS encoding ShlB/FhaC/HecB family hemolysin secretion/activation protein, with protein sequence MHNKNYIKTIFLGLSITTSLISIPKLSSASDHTTYTEIKQINIEGESILSAKDLEKCIEDIEADKITMNDIMKITEDITKQYIDKGFIFSKAIVPKQVIKDGIITIVMLEPKIENIIIENPQQKISDETIKEIIEKVIKKGNVINIRDIEKIILLLNERAGVIVKGDLVKIKNNNSFNFVVKVTSLKNFTAGITIDNFGNPDLGRAQASGFFNYYNPFKKGDTFIFEFGGSGEEMLYAKAGYNIPINYYGTKLSLGAAHIKYLIPNFTNLKPEGNANVVSIGITQPITKSLSSQIETGLIYEYKTLKNITTLNINTTKDINAGKWNLNGKFSNNILNGGNLSTNFSYNYGYLKLNDETDRVQDLATKKSAGNFSKITYNAELFQRLNNKFSTNILLRGQHALNNLDPLEKGSFAGPNGVRAYSSEEGLADNGFLARGELIYNLNVKQNSIWLGPFIDYGHLSLHNKVWNGWQGSNTNLKNNYDLLGTGFRINFAPWKGISADFTAAKQLKVNLNKSNGSCQKGKQFWFQVKKYFN encoded by the coding sequence ATGCATAATAAAAATTATATAAAAACCATTTTTTTAGGCTTAAGCATAACAACAAGCCTTATTTCTATTCCGAAGCTTTCTAGCGCTTCTGACCATACAACTTATACCGAAATTAAACAAATTAATATTGAAGGTGAATCAATACTTTCCGCTAAAGATTTAGAAAAATGCATTGAAGATATCGAAGCAGATAAAATTACTATGAATGATATTATGAAGATCACTGAAGATATTACAAAGCAATATATAGATAAAGGTTTTATTTTTTCTAAAGCTATTGTTCCTAAACAGGTTATTAAAGATGGAATAATAACAATCGTTATGCTTGAGCCTAAAATTGAAAATATAATAATTGAGAATCCTCAACAAAAAATTAGCGATGAAACAATTAAAGAAATTATCGAGAAAGTAATCAAAAAAGGAAACGTTATTAATATAAGAGACATAGAAAAAATAATTTTATTGCTTAATGAAAGAGCCGGAGTAATTGTAAAAGGTGACCTTGTTAAAATTAAAAATAATAACTCCTTTAATTTTGTAGTTAAAGTAACTAGTCTTAAGAATTTTACTGCGGGTATTACAATTGATAATTTTGGTAACCCAGATTTAGGTCGCGCTCAAGCAAGTGGTTTCTTTAATTATTATAACCCTTTTAAAAAAGGCGATACATTTATATTTGAATTTGGTGGAAGTGGTGAAGAAATGCTATACGCCAAAGCAGGTTATAACATCCCTATAAATTATTATGGAACAAAATTAAGTTTAGGGGCAGCACATATAAAATATTTAATTCCAAATTTTACCAATCTTAAACCCGAAGGAAATGCAAATGTAGTTTCTATAGGTATTACCCAACCAATTACTAAAAGCTTAAGCTCTCAAATTGAAACGGGTTTAATATATGAATATAAGACTCTAAAAAATATTACAACTCTTAATATAAACACTACTAAAGATATTAATGCAGGAAAATGGAATTTAAATGGTAAATTTTCAAATAACATTTTAAATGGCGGTAATCTTTCAACAAATTTTAGTTACAATTATGGTTATTTAAAATTAAATGATGAAACAGATAGGGTTCAAGATTTGGCAACCAAAAAATCTGCTGGGAATTTTTCAAAAATTACTTATAATGCTGAGCTTTTTCAAAGGCTAAATAATAAATTTAGTACCAATATTTTATTACGCGGTCAACACGCTTTAAATAATTTAGATCCACTTGAAAAAGGTTCATTTGCAGGTCCAAATGGTGTGCGAGCTTATTCTTCTGAAGAAGGACTTGCAGATAATGGTTTTCTTGCTAGAGGTGAGTTAATTTATAATTTAAATGTAAAACAAAATAGTATATGGTTAGGACCATTTATAGATTATGGTCATTTAAGTTTACATAATAAAGTATGGAATGGATGGCAAGGATCAAATACTAACTTAAAAAATAATTATGATTTACTGGGGACTGGATTTAGAATAAATTTTGCACCTTGGAAAGGAATAAGCGCTGATTTTACTGCAGCAAAACAATTAAAAGTTAATTTAAATAAATCAAATGGTTCTTGTCAAAAAGGAAAACAATTCTGGTTTCAAGTTAAAAAATATTTTAACTAA
- a CDS encoding ankyrin repeat domain-containing protein, translating to MKWVFLGNILNATGLSIFNFSKYKSQNSVSRFKTNLFSTHNYTNMHFKANVISKNNIKEFSTKRISTNKKGLISKDFLLLRKENEELTNQIANLPLSTQMQSYLKIDNKTLQTIFYCFIKHNKYQNIKALLDINANIINLQDENGNSALHYAVLSKNTKIVKLLMDKGANLNLLNFEGYSPIHLAVEKSLFSILELLFCYSFDRNKIEKTINLLDIAQNFHIRELIYTKFKKGLSDQKQYLNNFKCQREIYNLNLEKIHLRFR from the coding sequence ATGAAGTGGGTATTTCTAGGTAATATTTTAAATGCAACTGGTTTAAGTATTTTTAATTTTTCAAAATATAAAAGTCAAAATAGCGTAAGCAGGTTTAAAACAAACTTATTTAGTACTCACAATTACACTAATATGCATTTTAAGGCTAATGTTATTAGTAAAAATAATATAAAAGAATTCTCTACAAAAAGAATCTCTACTAATAAAAAAGGGCTTATTAGTAAGGATTTTCTATTATTACGTAAAGAAAATGAAGAATTAACCAATCAAATAGCTAATTTACCTCTGTCTACTCAAATGCAATCTTATTTAAAAATTGATAATAAAACCTTACAAACAATTTTTTATTGTTTTATAAAGCATAATAAATATCAAAATATAAAGGCTTTACTGGATATAAATGCAAATATTATTAATCTTCAAGATGAAAATGGTAATTCAGCTTTACATTATGCTGTCTTAAGTAAGAATACAAAAATAGTAAAATTGCTAATGGATAAAGGAGCTAATTTAAACCTATTAAATTTTGAAGGCTATTCGCCAATTCATCTAGCAGTAGAAAAATCTTTATTTTCGATATTAGAATTACTTTTTTGTTATAGTTTTGATAGAAATAAAATAGAAAAAACGATTAATCTTTTAGATATAGCTCAAAATTTTCATATCAGAGAATTAATTTATACTAAATTTAAAAAAGGGTTAAGCGACCAAAAGCAATATTTAAATAATTTTAAATGTCAAAGAGAGATTTATAATTTAAACTTGGAAAAAATCCATCTACGTTTTAGATGA